The following proteins are co-located in the Vidua macroura isolate BioBank_ID:100142 chromosome 29, ASM2450914v1, whole genome shotgun sequence genome:
- the RORC gene encoding nuclear receptor ROR-gamma produces MGGTQVTQVTQEAMGGCARHGDVSMEGTRGVAVTTRDRAVTREAVGDTWHLVPRVTHEPMGTPETGQSTGRTRVALRVPRVPGDRDTVPVSPASVPCQCPRVPPAHIEVIPCKICGDKSSGVHYGVITCEGCKGFFRRSERRGPSLACHRGQRCDIDRATRTRCQHCRLQKCLRLGMSRDAVKFGRMSKKQRDRLQAEVQEQLEKREKREKNRENREKNREHREQPETRENREKGEKWGKGEKREQEQAAPGPPEPPPAGRCPPLSPAVPAGCPSRAWPAEEATKRGQDGASAGTAGTAGTGPSPHPGAGGVPESPAGLEIVSCCHTVPRATPRAEDLEGHRWATFSREEICAYQSQPMAEMWQRCARRVTEAIERVVEFAKRLRGFLELSQHDQIVLLKAGAMEVVLLRMCRAFDAATGTVLFEGKLAGPELFRSLGCPELVASIFDFARGLSALRCSESELALLSALLLLNAGRPWLQDRPRVARLQGHLDVAFRLLLRRTRREGLLARLPAPGRLRALCSAHLEQVQAFRRLHPAGVSAAFPPLYRELFAPDPADGPAGTR; encoded by the exons ATGGGTGGCAcgcaggtgacacaggtgacacaggaagcCATGGGGGGATGTGCGCGCCACGGTGACGTCAGCatggaggggacacggggggtgGCAGTGACCACACGGGACCGTGCGGTGACACGCGAAGCCGTGGGTGACAC GTGGCACCTGGTCCCACGGGTGACACACGAGCCCATGGGGACACCTGAAACTGGGCAGAGCACGGGGAGGACACGGGTGGCACTGCGGGTCCCACGGGTGCCTGGTGACAGGGACACCGTGCCAGTGTCCCCTGCCAGTGTCCCGTGccagtgtccccgtgtccccccagcccACATCGAGGTCATTCCCTGCAAGATCTGCGGGGACAAATCCTCCGGGGTCCACTATGGGGTCATCACCTGCGAGGGCTGCAAG GGCTTCTTCCGGCGCAGCGAGCGGCGCGGGCCGAGCCTGGCGTGTCACCGCGGGCAGCGCTGCGACATCGACCGCGCCACCCGCACGCGCTGCCAGCACTGCCGCCTGCAGAAGTGCCTGCGCCTCGGCATGTCCCGCGACG CCGTCAAGTTCGGCCGCATGTCCAAGAAGCAGCGGGACCGGCTCCAGGCCGAGGTGcaggaacagctggaaaagcGGGAAAAGCGGGAAAAAAACCGGGAAAACCGGGAAAAAAACCGGGAACACCGGGAACAGCCGGAAACGCGGGAAAAccgggaaaagggggaaaaatggggaaaaggggaaaagcgAGAGCAGGAACAGGCGGCCCCGGGGCCACCGGAGCCCCCCCCGGCGGGGCgctgtcccccgctgtcccccgctgtccccgcgggctgtcccagcagggcGTGGCCCGCGGAGGAGGCGACAAAGCGGGGACaggacggggccagcgcggggacagcggggacagcggggacagggccGAGCCCTCACCCCGGTGCCGGCGGCGTCCCGGAGTCACCCGCGGGCCTGGAGATCG TGTCCTGCTGTCACACCGTGCCACGTGCCACCCCCCGCGCCGAGGACCTTGAGGGCCACCGCTGGGCCACCTTCAGCCGCGAGGAGATCTGCGCCTACCAGAGCCAG CCCATGGCGGAGATGTGGCAGCGCTGTGCCCGCCGCGTCACCGAGGCCATCGAGCGCGTGGTGGAGTTCGCCAAGCGCCTGCGGGGCTTCCTGGAGCTCAGCCAGCACGACCAGATCGTCCTGCTCAAGGCGG GTGCCATGGAGGTTGTCCTGCTCCGGATGTGCCGCGCCTTCGACGCCGCCACCGGCACGGTCCTGTTCGAGGGCAAACTGGCCGGGCCCGAGCTCTTCCGCTCGCTGG ggtgccCCGAGCTCGTCGCTTCCATCTTCGACTTCGCGCGGGGGCTGAGCGCGCTGCGCTGCTCCGAGAGCGAGCTGGCGCTGCTCAgcgcgctgctgctgctcaacGCCG GCCGGCCGTGGCTGCAGGACCGCCCGCGGGTGGCCCGGCTCCAGGGACATCTGGATGTCGCCTTCCGGCTCCTGCTGCGCCGGACCCGCCGCGAGGGGCTCCTGGCCAgg CTGCCCGCCCCGGGCCGGCTCCGCGCTCTGTGCTCGGCgcacctggagcaggtgcaGGCTTTCCGCCGCCTCCACCCCGCGGGGGTCTCGGCCGCCTTCCCCCCGCTCTACCGGGAGCTCTTCGCCCCCGACCCCGCCGATGGCCCCGCGGGGACCCGCTGA
- the TDRKH gene encoding tudor and KH domain-containing protein: MAGRGSVHSLSSLQKTALLLGVPAAATVFYILYRRYRESREAQVTLVADEGLEVAVRVPRTALKSLIGRRGATINQLRQETGAQIDVEEEEEEEGGQSLVQISGSPGQVCRARAAVLRIVADSAPVAEQLRVPQRAVGRIIGRGGETVRGICRSSGARVDCGHEPAAGLAPLRVIRLLGTRKEVDAAKKLIMEKLSEDKALRRELAQAAAARCPRKQPLGSRREPPAGPPGSPGGWQECWDVERAPAAGPETPAGSEGVETGPEPLDGGEEPPVAKFEVPSPDFSFPADEHLDVYVSAAESPGHFWIQLLGTRSLQLDKLTAEMGHFYQSSPPVPPPSVRPGDIVAAPYLDDGEWYRARVLGTLDNGHLDLYYVDFGDNGEAPPEALRALRSDFLSLPFQAIECSLAGIVPNGGSWPEAALEEFERLTGCAQWSPLVARICSYGRAGPCPRPRLRLFTQSQGQSLDVGAELVRLGYAVPGPPEEPLDNFGCASTPSPPEPGDSPGTPSCLSLPAAAAAAPGDAVTVT, translated from the exons ATGGCGGGACGCGGCTCCGTGCACAGCCTGAGCAGCCTGCAGAAAACCGCCCTGCTCCTGGGCGTCCCGGCCGCGGCCACCGTGTTCTACATCCTGTACCGGCGCTACCGGGAGAGCCGAG aGGCGCAGGTGACCCTGGTGGCAGAcgaggggctggaggtggcGGTGAGGGTGCCCCGGACAGCCCTGAAATCGCTGATCGGCCGCCGGGGAGCCACCATCAACCAG ctgaggcaggagacGGGAGCCCAGATCGacgtggaggaggaggaggaggaggaaggggggcagTCCCTGGTGCAGATCTCGGGCTCGCCGGGCCAGGTGTGCCGGGCCAGGGCGGCCGTGCTGCGCATCGTGGCCGACAGCGCGCCCGTGGCCGAGCAGCTGCGCGTGCCCCAGCGGGCCGTGGGCAGGATCATCG GCCGCGGCGGGGAGACGGTGCGGGGCATCTGCCGGAGCTCGGGGGCTCGCGTGGACTGCGGCCACGAGCCCGCCGCCGGGCTGGCCCCGCTGCGCGTCATCCGCCTGCTGGGGACGCGCAAAGAGGTGGACGCGGCCAAG AAGCTGATCATGGAGAAGCTGTCGGAGGACAAGGCGCTCCGCCGGGAGCTGGCGCAGGCGGCGGCCGCGCGGTGCCCGCGGAAGCAGCCCCTGGGCAGCCGCCGGGAGCCGCCCGCCGGTCCCCCCGGGAGCCCCGGGGGCTGGCAGGAGTGCTGGGATGTGGAACGGGCACCGGCGGCCGGCCCGGAAACGCCGGCGGGGAGCGAGGGGGTGGAGACGGGCCCGGAGCCGCTTGATGGGGGCGAGGAGCCGCCCGTGGCCAAGTTCGAGG TGCCCAGCCCGGATTTCAGCTTCCCCGCGGACGAGCACCTGGACGTGTACGTGTCGGCGGCCGAGAGCCCCGGGCACTTCTGGATCCAGCTGCTGGGCACACGCAGCCTGCAGCTGGACAAGCTGACAGCTGAGATGGGCCACTTCTACCAGAGCAGCCCCCCC gtgccacccccGTCCGTCCGTCCCGGGGACATCGTGGCCGCTCCGTACCTGGACGACGGCGAGTGGTACCGGGCGCGTGTCCTGGGGACGCTGGACAACGGCCACCTGGACCTGTACTACGTGGACTTTGGGGACAACGGCGAGGCCCCCCCCGAGGCTCTGCGGGCCCTCAG GAGCGACTTCCTGAGCCTGCCCTTCCAGGCCATCGAGTGCAGCCTGGCCGGGATTGTCCCCAACG gTGGCTCGTGGCCCGAGGCGGCCCTGGAGGAGTTTGAGCGCCTCACCGGCTGCGCTCAGTGGTCGCCGCTGGTGGCTCGGATCTGCAGCtacggccgggccgggccctgcccgcggccccgccTGCGCCTCTTCACCCAGAGCCAGGGCCAG AGCCTGGAcgtgggagcagagctggtgcgTTTGGGCTACGCCGTGCCCGGGCCCCCCGAGGAGCCCCTG GACAATTTCGGCTGCGcctccaccccgagcccgccaGAGCccggggacagccccgggaccCCGTCGTGCCTCAGCCTGCCCG ccgccgccgccgccgcgcccgggGACGCTGTCACGGTCACCTGA